Part of the Candidatus Methanogranum gryphiswaldense genome, CGATATATGATCTCAACAACAGGTCTTGAACCTCACAGGGAATGTTCACTGACCTCGCCGATTAAATTTTTTATTGCGCCTTTCTGCATCATTGTGATTATCGGCAGTTCAAAAACGACCCCGGTCTGCTCGTCCTTGTCGTAATATGTCAATATGGAGCGCTTTCCATCCACTATAACCAGCATCTCGACCCTGAGCTGCGTTCCCTCTATAGCACTCTTGCTCATGAATAATGAATGGTACATTTCTGCGAATGTATCATTGTCGATGGTCGGATTTATGAACCGAACATTTGGCATATCCTCCTTGAAGGACGAGGGAGACCCCGGAGACACACATACGACGTCGATCGAATCTTTCAATGCTTTCAGGTCGTCGATGAAAGGACGTATCGCTGAGACCCTTGGGCTTACTATCATCAGCTCTTTCTTTGCTTCTTTCATCATATCGGATATCTGTTTTTTGATTGATATGCTTCCTTTGATATGCCATACGGGAAATGTCTTTTGCTTGGCACTCACACTGCGTTCGCTCAATTCCTTGGATATCAATAACACGGATTCTTCGAATTCGTCCCTCATGATGTGGAGAAGACGCTCTACTGGTATCGCCCTGTAACTTTTCGGCCTACTTTGGAATACCTCGACATACCCTTTCTCTTCCATCAGGTCCAATATGTCATATATGCGGGTCCTAGGCACCCCGGATTCCTCGTGTATCTGCCTGGCCGTTCCTTCTCCCAAACCTACCAACGCGACGTATGCCATGGCCTCATACTGAACCATGCCTAATCTTGTGAGCTCATCTACGACATTATCTTTCATTGTAACCCTTAAAGTTACAACATTAATTAATATAATTTTTACGTTGAAGTGATAGCAGAATGGATTTGTTCCCAATCAGAACAGATTATGAACTTTGATACTGAAATGGAGAGCTGAAAGAGGATGAATAATATTATGCACAGATCAAATGGCAGCAAAACTGATGCCGATAGGTATGCAACAAAATTATTGCTGACGATGACCGCGGTAGCCTTACTTGTCAATTATGTTGAAACGATGGTCATTCCGGGGATCCCTACCATCCAAGACGAGTTCGGTACGACCGCAAGTCTTGCATCGTGGATCACGTCCGCATTCCTTATCGTCGGAGCGGCCACAGCCCCCCTGTTCGGTAAACTAGGCGACATATACGGGAAGAGAAAGATCTTCATAATCGTACTTTTGATCTACATAGCAGGCCTGATATTCGCAATAGTCTCAACGTCGATATACGAACTCCTTGCCGCAAGAGCAATACAGGGAATGGGCTTTGCCGTGGTGCCTCTTGCTTTGGCACTTTTAGCAGATAAATTGCCTCCTGAGAAGATAGGCACAGCACAAGGAATAATCAGCGCAACGTTCGCCATAGGAGCTGTATTGGGACTGATAATCGGTGCATATATCGAAGAGATGCATGGATGGCGTGATGCCTTCCTAATGGCATTGATACTGAGCATTCTTCTGCTCATATTCTCCCTCAAGATCATTGAAAAAGATGTTCCTGGAAACAAGACGAAAGTGGACTATGGCGGGGTCGCATTCCTCATAGTAGGGATCACCCTCTGCATGGTCTACATAACCGAGGGTCCCTCGAGAGGATGGGATTCGATGGACAACCTTGCATTCCTCATACCTGGAATCATCTCTCTGTTGCTTTTCTTCATCTACGAAGGAAGGAAGAAGGACCCTCTGATCCCGTTGCCCCTTCTGAAAATAAGGAACATATTGATGGCAAATCTGATAGGCATATTCTCGATGATGGCGATGTTCCTCGTGTTCTTCGGGGTCACATACTATACACAACTTCCAGAACCATACGGACTTGGGATGAGCACGATCGAATCCGGACTTACCATGGCACCCGCGGCCATTTTCATGTTGGTGCTCGGACCCATTGCGGGACGTGCCGTATCCCGTATCGGCCCCAAACCTCTTCTGATCATAGGTTCACTGCTCGGCGTAACCGGCATGTCCATGTTCATGATGTTCCGCGGAGATTCCACGGCCGTGATGATAGACCAGATCGTTACCTTGGCAGGAGTCATATTGACCATGATCCCGATCATCAACATAATCACCATATCGACACCGAAAGAGAACAGCGCCGTCAGCCTCGGATTCAACACCTCCATGCGTGATATCGGAGGCGCCATAGGTCCTGTTATCGCCACTACGATAATGACCTCTTATGTCGTGTCCGTTGTGTTCGCGAGCGGTGTGGTGGAGTTCCCGTCCTCGACAGCGTTCGATATCGTATTCGCAGCAGGTGTGGTGATAATGGTCACATCGTTGATATTGAGTCTGTTCGTCAAGAACTACTCCTTTAAATCGAAAAAGAACGAGTGATCATAAAACAAACACAAAACATCATTGAAATCTGGTATCGTCGAATCGTCCGTAAAGATGATTTTACGATACCGGCCATTTTTCATAGTATCTATTTCGTATCGATACCCATTATATGTCACAAGCCAATTCTCATGCATGGACGGGTCCGAATTATTTGACCAGATAAAGAAGGTCTCCCGCGGATTGGGCATAGTTGACATATCTGTAGCGTCAACGGATCTTTGGGAAACCGACCCAATAGTGAAAGACAGGATCAAAACCGGGAACAGACCAAAGGACATAATGCCATCGGCCAGATCCGTGATCGTTATCGGCATACCCATCCAACGGGCCATACTCGAGACCGCGCCGTCAATATATTATCATCAGCTTTACGACACGGTAAACAGGGCACTCGACGATGCAACTGAAAGGATCGCTCTTGAATTGAATATATTGGGGCATGAAGCCATATTCGTACCCAGGGACGGATATCATGGAATTGCTGGTCTGAGAGTTGTTCCAGCATCCTTTTTCTCACACAGACATGCCGCATATCTTGCAGGTATGGGAACATTCGGTTACAATAATACGATACTCACAAAAAAATACGGTCCGAGGATAAGATTCTCATCGGTGATAACTTCCGCAGAACTTCCATCATCAGAGCCGATGAGCTACAATCTGTGCATAAAATGCAAAAAATGTACACGCGATTGCCCGGTTGGAGCAGTACCAGACATAAATTATCCCAAAGGCATTACACAAAAAAACAAATGTGTAGAACATTCCGCAGAGCTATCTGAGCTGGGAATATCTCCGTGTGGCATTTGTATCAAAACATGCCCTGTGGGTATGGACAGCAACGACACTGTTCCAGACCAAAAATTCATAGATGATGCAAAAAGCTATGTTAAGCCGCTTAAACAGTGAACAAAGATATAACGACGGAGCCTATACAGGAGTGATCACATGCAGATAGGGATCGTAGGAAAACCAAATGTCGGAAAATCCACATTCTTCGGTGCAGCAACCATGGCACCGGTCGAAATAGCAAACTATCCATTCACGACGATAGAACCCAATAAAGGCATAGCTTATGTTCGTAAGCCGTGTCCGTGCAAAGAACTCGGTATACAATGCACCCCGCACAATTCCCTCTGCATTAACGGTACCAGGATGGTACCAATAGAGCTTCTGGATGTCGCAGGACTTGTTCCGGGTGCATGGGAAGGCAAAGGCCTCGGAAACAAATTCCTAGATGATCTCAGACAGGCGGATGCTCTCATCAATGTCGTTGATGTCAGCGGATCCACGGACCTGGAAGGCAACCCGGGAGAACCTGGGAGGTTCGATCCCACAGAAGATGTTATTTTCCTCAGAAGGGAGATCGAACTCTGGATGAGAGAGATAATAAAGAATGGACTCGGAAAGATAGCCAGACAGGCAAAGATGCAGGGGACGAAACAAGAGGTCATCATTCAAGAAAGATTGGCCGGCCTGAACATCACAGAAGGAGATATCAAGGAAGCACTCAGAAAGGTCGAACTTCCTGCTGACCCTACCCTCTGGGACGACGAGGTCCTCCTTAAATTATGTATCGAGATCAGGATACTTTCCAAACCTATGATCATAGCGATGAACAAATCCGACATAGCTCCTTCAGAGAACATAAAGAAAGTGCAATCCATGGGAGACATGGCCGTACCTACACTTGCCGAGACCGAATTGGCACTCAAAAAGGCATCCGCTGCCGGGATCTTGGAATATCTTCCCGGAGATGCGACCTTCACCATAAAACCGGGTGCAAAGCTCAATGACGCTCAGAAAAAGGCCCTGGGATACATGGCAGATAACATGAAAAAATACAACGGAACAGGGATCCAGACCTGCATAGAGGAGGGTGTCTTCAACATGCTTGATCGCATCGCCGTCTATCCTGTGGAGGACGAGACCAAGTTCACCGACCATTTCGGAAGGGTCCTGCCTGATTGTTTCCTTGTTGCCAGAGGATCGACCGCCAAGGACCTTGCGTACAAGATACATACGGACCTCGGAGACAAATTCATCAGAGCCATAAATGCCAAGACCAAACGTACCGTAGGTTCGGACTACGTGTTGCAGGACGGCGACATCATAAGAATAGTCGCCAACAAGTGAGGTTCAAAATGGGAACATGGGATGTCAGACTTCTAAGCGCTTCTTATGCCAGCGATGAGAACGAGAACGTATATCTGGAACTCTTCGGGAAGACCCGTGACAAGAAATCCATAACCATCCTATGCTTTGACTACAAGGCCTACTATTATGTGGTTGACCCCAACGATGCGGTCGAAAAGATACTTAAGAATGACCCGGACGTGGTCTCATTCTCTCCCGACAGGCTATATTACAAAGGGGACTACCACAATGTCCTGAAAGTTACAGTAAAATTCCCATGGAAGGTACCGGAATACAGGAACAACTGGAAGAATGCGGGATATCACGTTCTTGCCGCCGACATACCATTCCATCACAGATTCATCTACGACATGGACATGAGTTCATGCATAAAGGTGACAGGGGATTCCATCGACAAGAACTATGCTACCGATGTCATCATAAAAATGACGGGCTTCGAAAACATAGATTCTTTCGACCCAGGTCTTAAGATCCTCTCGTTCGACATAGAGAACAGCGTGGAGCACGGTTTCATCTACACAATATGTTCAGTAATAGGTGAGGATGGGAAGATCCGGGAATGCGATGCGATACTGGGCCCTGAGAAGAAGATAATAGAAGACTTCTCAAAACTCATAGAGGAAGAAGATCCAGACGTGATAACTGGATATAACATCGATAACTACGATATCAGAAAGATATTGGAAAGGGCAGAGATCAATAAGATGAAGGATGCCCTTCCGTGGGGACGCGATCACGGACAGCCCAGGATCGTAAGCGAGAGATTCTGGAGAGTAAAAGGAAGAATGATCACCGATGCCTGGTGGGCGGCGAAGAAAGAATTGCGCCCTAAACAGGAAACTCTCAATGCAGTATCGAAACAGGTATTGGGAGAGACAAAACTTGATGTCGACCCTAAACACATGGACGAGGAATGGGCTAAAGATCAGGCAAAAGTAATAAAGTATTGTTTTAAGGATTCGGAGCTGGCACTCAAGATATTGTTACATGTTGGAACACTCAGAAAAGGAATGGACCTCGCCACTGTCGCAAAGCTTCCTCTCGAAGATGTTCTCACCGCCGGGTCCTCTCAATTGGCTGATTCCCTTCTCATCCGTGCGGCTGATAGGAATAAGATCGGCGTCCCGCTCATGGGAAGGAGGAACGCGGACAGTGACCAAATAGAGGGAGGCTACGTTCACACTATGACCCCTGGTCTTTACCACTGGGTCTGTGTAGAGGACTTCAAGTCCATGTATCCATCGCTGATAATAGCTAAGAACATCTGTTTCACGACCCTTTCACCAGAAGGAGAGATCTTAAGCCCATCTGGAGCAAGATTCCTTGCCCCCGCGAAGAGGGTAGGGATCTTGCCCGGCATACTTTCCGCCTTGATGAACCAGAGGGACAGCATAAAGAAGAGGATGAAATCCACATCCGATCCATATGAACACCAGTACCTTGACGGTCTCCAGGCAGCAGTGAAGGTCCTGATGAATACGTTCTATGGTGTTTTCGCATCCTCATTCTATAGATTCACCGACAAGAACATCGGAGCGGCCATCACAGCCTTCGCCAGAGACAACGTCAAATCCATCATCAAAGAAGTAGAATCCGAAGGAGTTTCGGTGATCTACTCTGACACGGACTCGGTCTTCATGCAATCACCTTACAAGAATCTCGAAGGTTCCGTAAAATTCGGAAATGAGATGTCCCAGCGCTTCTCCAGGGACGGTGGGACGCTGGAGTTCGAAAAACTCGTAGAGCCTCTTTTCACACATGGAAAGAAGAAGAGATATGTCGGCAAGATAGTCTGGCCGACCACCGAAGACGAACTTCTTGTCAGAGGCTATGAGATAAGGCGTTCAGACTCTTTCGATCTGCAGAGCAATCTTCTGATGGAGGTATTCAAGGAGATACTCGATGAGGACGACGAAGGCGCGGTCGCACTTGTGAAGAAGACAGTTCAAGATGTCCTTGCAGGGAAGGTTGAACCTTCAGAACTGGTGATATCGAGGACGTGCAAAGGCCTTAACGATGCGTACGAGAACCCGGAAAGAATGGCGAACGTCCAGGCCGCCAAAAAATTGATGAAACTGGGTTACAACTTCATACCCGGTATGAAGGTATCGTGGATAGTCACTGACGCAAAGAAGACACCTCAGGAAGTGGAACCATACGTCAGCGGCGTCGAATTCACGGCCAAACCGGATTATGAATACTATGCTGAACGTCTCGCGCAGATGGCCTCGAGAGTGACCGAGGTATTCGGATGGACGGAGAAGGACCTGCTCTTGGGAAGTCAGCAAAAGACCCTTTTCGACAGTTTCGGTCCGTCTTCCGATAACAGATCCAAAACAGATGTCAAGAAGGAACCCCCGACCGCCCCGAAAAAACCTCAACAGAGGAAGAATGCAAACCTCGACGACTTCTCCTGATCCTTCGAATTGTCCTACTATTTAAATACGAGATTATCATCAACACTTCTTGCAGAGTCGATGTACTCTGTCGGAAATGTGCCCAAAAGGTGAATCCGCTAAGGTGATTATTATGAGCGATGAGACTCAAGAACAGCGCCCCGTCAACGGTAAGAGCATGTACTCTTACATCGCAGACGCGTGGAAGAACCCCCACAAGGGATATGTTAAAGAACTGAACTACGAGAGAAGGATCCAGTGGAGAAGAGAGGATAATTTCCTCCGCATCGAGAGGCCAACCCGCCTCGACAGGGCCAGAGCTCTCGGATTCAAAGCAAAGCAGGGATATGTTATCGTCAGGGCAAGGGTCAGAAAAGGAAACTTCCAGAAGAGAGCTATCACTGCAGGAAGGAGGGCAAAACGCCGCGGTATAAATCAGATGACCGTCGGTAAGAGCCTCCAGAGAATGGCAGAGGAAAGGACAGCCAAAAGATACCCCAACCTCGAAGTCCTGAATTCCTACTGGGTAGGAGCAGACGGACAGCAGGAATGGTATGAGATCATCCTCGTCGATCCAGCACACCCCGTTATCAAAGCAGACCCCAAGATCAACTGGATCTGCAGCAACGTGAACAAGAACCGTGTATACCGCGGACTTACTGGTGCCGGAGTCGCAGGTCGTGGACTCAGAAAGAAGGGTAACGGCGCGGAGAAATCCAGGCCGTCCATCAGGGCAAAACAGTACAGAAAGTAAACCTGTCCTCAAACACTTTACAATTTATTGGTCCGCCCTTTTGGGCGGACCTCACTTACAAAATAAAAGATTCTGAAAAGAATCGCTAAAAATGATTTTGAAAGATCGTTAAGATAATTGTTTTCTTTCAATCTACATCCGAGATCAATGCCATCATCTCAGACACCTTCTCGTCACTCATGCCGATCGTCGGGAAGAACACGGGAAGTCCGTAATTGGAAACATCGACGGTCTCGAGGTCCTTTAGCGATGTACCCCAAACATACCCGTATATCTTCTTCGGGTCATCCTGATCGTTATCTATCGCTCTCAATTCCGGATCGTACTTTTCCAAAATAGAACAGTCTATGTCGCTTCTGACAATGACCTTGCAACCGCGCTTCATCATCAACCAGGCAGAGACTATACCGCGATCGTCGTGAACTTCGGCAACGACGCGCCCCTGTGTGCCCATCGGTAGTCCCGCGTGACATCTTATGTATGAATCGAATATGTAGGTCTTATTGTTCCTAACCTCGACGTAGAATATCTTCTCCGGATGAGTGAGATCCACCTTAAGCCCCTCATTGGACTCGAATATGGCCGATCCGGCCTCGCGCCCGACATCCATACTGGTGAATTGATGATGATTGCCCTCACGCCTTGCCCTCACGGCAAACGTCTGTCCCGGAGAGATCCTACCCTGTGAATATTTTGCAGCCGCCGCACATATGTCATCCATATTTGCAGTTGTGATGTCTGCGATCGACATGGATGCTATGCCGAAGACCTTCTTGAGCGATCTTGCTGCGGCAACTAGATCTGTGGATTCGACAAAAAATCTTGCCTCTCCTTTAGTGACAATGGCCTCCAGTCCATCGGCGGCGAGCATTGAAAGCATGTTCTCTTTCAATCTGTTCTCGAATTTCACCCTTACAGGTATACTTTTGAGACCTATCTCCGCGTACCTTACGAGAATTACTGCCACGCAATAGGGTTAACAATAGACGATATTAAGAGTTTTCACATGAAAAGTTAAAAGGGATGTGAGCATCAATACTTCATGGACCCCATCATAGTGTTCGCACTCGTCATTGTGGGCATATTCGCCGGTGTGATAGGCGCGATGTTCGGGATGGGGGGAGGAATAATCTTTGTTCCTTTTTTGACGATAATCTTCGGTCTGTCCGCCAGCGAAGCCGTGGCTGTGAGTCTTGTCGGGATCGTAGCTTCATCAGTCGGTGCCGCATCTTCCTATGTGAAAGAAGGAAGATCCAACATCAGGCTTGGATTGCTGCTAGAGACCACGACCGTCATAGGTGCGATAATTGGTGCGCTGTTGGCCGGAATAATGTCCAATTGGATGCTCCTATGTGTTTTCTCGGCGATGCTCATCTACAGCGCCTTGCACATGTTGATCCACAAGGAGCATGTGGTCGAACCTGTTGAAGATGACAACGGGCCTCTGGTCTTCCAATACGAAGATGAAAAAGGAGAATCACACAAGTACAAAGTGGATAACGTCAAGGGCGGACTTGCTGGATGCGCAGGCGCTGGAGTATTGGCCTCCATGACCGGCGTGGGTGGAGGTGCAATTAAAGTTCCTATAATGAACATATACATGCACGTACCGATAAAGATCGCAAGTGCGACAAGCAATTATATGATCGGGATAACGTCATTGTCCGGAGCGATAATCTTCTTCATGAACGGCGATGTGCTCCTCGATTATGCTGCAGGAATAGCGATAGGCGCCTTCATAGGTGCGTTGATAGGCGTGAAGGTCTCAGGTTGCATAAAGACGAGCTCCATGAGAAGTTATCTTGCGATCATCCTATTGATCGTGGCCGCCGTAGAACTCATGAAAGCAGGAGGGTTGCTATGAATCCCTCGAAGACGACAGCCTTCGTACTAAGGCTCTTCGTCACTGTGGGAATAATAGTGATGGCTGTAGGACTTATACTTTCAGAACAGGAATACGGCAACACCGTACTTTGGAGCGGCATCCTAATATTGATCTGCGCACCGCTTTTCGGAATATTGACAACGCTGTTTTCCCTCATATCCGAGAAAGATTGGAAATGGGCGAAAGTGGCAATTGTACTGATAATAATCATTACGGCAGATGTCGTAATATCAATCCTTCTCTAATAAATATAAAGAGTGCCATACATTCAGAAAAGGGAGCATTATGGATTTCTCAATAATTCAAATTGCCATAACTGCAGTTCTTATCTGCATCGCCGCCTATGCTCTGTTACGCGCCGTAAAAAGTGAAAGGGCGTGATCGGATGGGACCCGAACTTATCTATGAGGACACCGAGTGCGGTGGTCGTTTCAAACTTATGCTTAATGGTGCTGAGATAGGGTATGTCACATTCGTCAAACTATCTGAGAACATGATCGATCTCAACCATACGGTCGTCAAAAAAGATCATGAAGGACATGGTTACGGAAAACTGCTTGTGAACGCCGTGGTGGAAATGGCCAACAAAAAAGGCCTGATAATCATCCCAAGCTGCTCTTATGCAGAACACATCATGAAAAAGACCAATGAAGATTTGTAAATTCATATTTTAATGATGATTTGGTCAGATGATGTCCTTATGTTCGGACCAAAACGACCATATGGAAAACGCAGATAGAACATATGAGTGCAAGGGATGGGATTTGAACCCAAGAACCACTAAGGATTAGGCCCTGAACCTAACGTCGTTGACCAGGCTTGACTACCCTTGCAACCGGTACGCCTATTGCGTCATTGTAAATAAAAGTGATTGTGCATACCAGTCTCCTGATATGCAATGTTTGAAAATTCAGTACAGGCCTGATTAGGCTTTCATGATCTTCATCCATCCACCAGACTCGTAGATAGCAAGACCCCTTTTCTTGATTATAGTCTCGAATTCGACCCAGTCGATAACATCGAGCCTGTTGTTCTTCCCTTTCGTGAACTGCACACCGCTGGTACCCTTGACCTTACCGGGCTTGAGTCCTTTGTTGTTCGCGATCGTCTTTGCTTTTGCGATATCGATCTTTTCCATGACCATCTTTTTCCCTCCCTCATGCGCCAGGCATGCTGAATGAAATATCCAGATGTTCAATATTTAAATGTTGTCCGAAAAACTGGCCATTCACAGCCATTTTTAAAAATTTTTTACATACAAAGGATAGCCAGGGAAGAACATTCTAATGACAAATAATATCAAGACGATAACCTCTATCTAACCCTATGGGAGAAGAACCGGTCCTCGACCTAAACTCTGCTCGGAATATGTCAATGAGCCCAGAGGAGGTCTTGAAATTCGGAAAGGTATTCGGAAAATTAGGAATATCTGTCGTTATCGGTAGAGACTGCAATCCTGGCAGCATGATGATGATGAATGCGTTCGTAGCTGGGATGCTGTCGGTCGGTACCGAGATATGGGACGCGGGCATCATGCCTACGCCCGCGATCGCATTTGCATCGAAAAACTTCGATTTCTTCGTAATGGTCGGAACACCGGACAGAACAGGCGACCTTCCTAAGGGAAAGATATACAATAAAGACGGATCGCCATTGGATAGGGATTCCCTGAGGGACATCATAAGAAGATACAACGACAATGATTTTCAATTGCAGCCCTACAACAAAACGGGAACCATACATCAAATGAACATGATCGCACAAAATTACATCGAGTACATATCTGCCTCTCACAACGGACGCAGAGCCCCCATAATACTGGATTGCGGATGCGGAAGTACATCCCTATGTGCTCCACATGTACTTGCGAAGATAGGATGCGACCTTATATCCATCAATGCCCAAATAGACGGAGATTTCAGACCCAGGCCTCCTGGAATATCCAACACCGATATTGCTAGCACGAATGAGATCGTAGCATCCAACACAGGAAGCATCGGTATAGCCCTTAACGGAGACGGAACTCATCTGGCCCTGATAGACGAAGCAGGACGGTATGTCTCCCTGGAAGAAATGCTCGCACTCGTTTTGCTGCATACCAAGCCCTCTGTGCTGGTCCTACCTGTGGATATGTCGGCCGTGATAGACGACGCGTTCTATGGTACACTCGATGTTAACCCGAATTTAAAAAATGCAGCCTCACACAAAATAATCAGGACCGATGGAACATTGGAATCCACCACGAAAGCCCTCAAAGAAGAGGGGTCCGGGATCGGCGTGACGAATGACGGAGCGTTCATATTCTCTGAATCCTCGCTATGTCCAGATGCGATACACACCAGCATAATCATCTCCGAGATCGCCAGCAAGAACAGTATAAGAGATATAATCTCATCACTTCCTAAATACGTGATCGTGAATGACGTCATACATTTCTCAGGAAATCGTGAGGTTTTCACCAAAAAAATAAACGATAAGCTTACCAGCATCGAATCCAAGAGTGTCTTCGCCATCAAAGGTTGGAGAGTGGAGATGAGGAACGGATGGTTCACGATATCCTTCAACGAGGACATCCCCGATTACATTAACCTCGTATCAGAATCCAGGGACAAGGCCTATGCCATCACCATGATGGAAATGGCAAAGAGCCTGGTCTTCAGATGCGTCTGATCAGAAAACCACTTCGAGCTTGACTTCCTCACCGTTCGAATTGTAGGCTCTCCAACTCTTCCTGTCGTAAGGCTGACAGGTGATGAAATGGACACCTCCCATCTGACTGAAGAACGTAAGGTCCGCATTGGAAGGTTGATTGGAGAACCCTGGATGCGAATGCGCACTACCTGATCTACTGTAATCTATCGGTGTCATCCACTCGTTGATGAAACTGTGACTTTCTCCGAAAATGGATCCGGGCACAAGCAACATTTCTGTAACCACGCCTTCCTCCGCCCTATGATAACAGATGAATTCGTCAGGATAGGTGGATTTTGCGGATTCGTTGAAACCATCAATGAAATCGACGCTTACTCCGTATAATTTCTTCATATCGTGTTCACCAGCTTCTCACGTACACGCCTATAGAACTCTGTATTGAATCTTATGAATCTTGACTTACGGCCGGATGCACTTATGTCTATGGAGGATCTGCCTGCCATCTGGAACTCCTCCTGACCATCTGTTACGATGAGACATCCCTTGTCCATGATGGATTCCACCGTGACCTTCGCCCCCAACGGTACCACGAATGGTCTGGATGCGAACTTGTAAGCGGCCATTGGAACTATTACCATGCCGTTGACATTTGGATCGATTATCGGGGCACCGAGGCTCATCGCATAACAGGTGGAACCTGTTGGTGTGGAAACGATTATCCCGTCCGCACGTACCTCTGTCATCAAGTTATCGTTCACGTAGACCTTGAAATGCCTTATCTTGGCAATAGAATCGGTGTGGACCACGACCTCATTGACAGCATCTGCAAGATCCATACCGTTATAACGCGCCACGACCCTGGTTCTATCCTCTATGGTATATTCTCCGCGACGAAGCTTTGCGATCCCGTCCTCTATATCTTTGACATCTATCTCTGCAAGGAAACCTACGCCTCCGGCATTGATGCCGATCAAAGGCGCAGTATTATTGTTGAGCGCCCTTAGAATGGTCCCATCACCTCCGATGGTGATGATTATGTCCACTTTCATCTCAC contains:
- a CDS encoding MFS transporter, with translation MNNIMHRSNGSKTDADRYATKLLLTMTAVALLVNYVETMVIPGIPTIQDEFGTTASLASWITSAFLIVGAATAPLFGKLGDIYGKRKIFIIVLLIYIAGLIFAIVSTSIYELLAARAIQGMGFAVVPLALALLADKLPPEKIGTAQGIISATFAIGAVLGLIIGAYIEEMHGWRDAFLMALILSILLLIFSLKIIEKDVPGNKTKVDYGGVAFLIVGITLCMVYITEGPSRGWDSMDNLAFLIPGIISLLLFFIYEGRKKDPLIPLPLLKIRNILMANLIGIFSMMAMFLVFFGVTYYTQLPEPYGLGMSTIESGLTMAPAAIFMLVLGPIAGRAVSRIGPKPLLIIGSLLGVTGMSMFMMFRGDSTAVMIDQIVTLAGVILTMIPIINIITISTPKENSAVSLGFNTSMRDIGGAIGPVIATTIMTSYVVSVVFASGVVEFPSSTAFDIVFAAGVVIMVTSLILSLFVKNYSFKSKKNE
- a CDS encoding epoxyqueuosine reductase, whose translation is MDGSELFDQIKKVSRGLGIVDISVASTDLWETDPIVKDRIKTGNRPKDIMPSARSVIVIGIPIQRAILETAPSIYYHQLYDTVNRALDDATERIALELNILGHEAIFVPRDGYHGIAGLRVVPASFFSHRHAAYLAGMGTFGYNNTILTKKYGPRIRFSSVITSAELPSSEPMSYNLCIKCKKCTRDCPVGAVPDINYPKGITQKNKCVEHSAELSELGISPCGICIKTCPVGMDSNDTVPDQKFIDDAKSYVKPLKQ
- a CDS encoding redox-regulated ATPase YchF, which translates into the protein MQIGIVGKPNVGKSTFFGAATMAPVEIANYPFTTIEPNKGIAYVRKPCPCKELGIQCTPHNSLCINGTRMVPIELLDVAGLVPGAWEGKGLGNKFLDDLRQADALINVVDVSGSTDLEGNPGEPGRFDPTEDVIFLRREIELWMREIIKNGLGKIARQAKMQGTKQEVIIQERLAGLNITEGDIKEALRKVELPADPTLWDDEVLLKLCIEIRILSKPMIIAMNKSDIAPSENIKKVQSMGDMAVPTLAETELALKKASAAGILEYLPGDATFTIKPGAKLNDAQKKALGYMADNMKKYNGTGIQTCIEEGVFNMLDRIAVYPVEDETKFTDHFGRVLPDCFLVARGSTAKDLAYKIHTDLGDKFIRAINAKTKRTVGSDYVLQDGDIIRIVANK
- a CDS encoding sulfite exporter TauE/SafE family protein; this encodes MDPIIVFALVIVGIFAGVIGAMFGMGGGIIFVPFLTIIFGLSASEAVAVSLVGIVASSVGAASSYVKEGRSNIRLGLLLETTTVIGAIIGALLAGIMSNWMLLCVFSAMLIYSALHMLIHKEHVVEPVEDDNGPLVFQYEDEKGESHKYKVDNVKGGLAGCAGAGVLASMTGVGGGAIKVPIMNIYMHVPIKIASATSNYMIGITSLSGAIIFFMNGDVLLDYAAGIAIGAFIGALIGVKVSGCIKTSSMRSYLAIILLIVAAVELMKAGGLL
- a CDS encoding 50S ribosomal protein L15e: MSDETQEQRPVNGKSMYSYIADAWKNPHKGYVKELNYERRIQWRREDNFLRIERPTRLDRARALGFKAKQGYVIVRARVRKGNFQKRAITAGRRAKRRGINQMTVGKSLQRMAEERTAKRYPNLEVLNSYWVGADGQQEWYEIILVDPAHPVIKADPKINWICSNVNKNRVYRGLTGAGVAGRGLRKKGNGAEKSRPSIRAKQYRK
- a CDS encoding DNA polymerase II: MGTWDVRLLSASYASDENENVYLELFGKTRDKKSITILCFDYKAYYYVVDPNDAVEKILKNDPDVVSFSPDRLYYKGDYHNVLKVTVKFPWKVPEYRNNWKNAGYHVLAADIPFHHRFIYDMDMSSCIKVTGDSIDKNYATDVIIKMTGFENIDSFDPGLKILSFDIENSVEHGFIYTICSVIGEDGKIRECDAILGPEKKIIEDFSKLIEEEDPDVITGYNIDNYDIRKILERAEINKMKDALPWGRDHGQPRIVSERFWRVKGRMITDAWWAAKKELRPKQETLNAVSKQVLGETKLDVDPKHMDEEWAKDQAKVIKYCFKDSELALKILLHVGTLRKGMDLATVAKLPLEDVLTAGSSQLADSLLIRAADRNKIGVPLMGRRNADSDQIEGGYVHTMTPGLYHWVCVEDFKSMYPSLIIAKNICFTTLSPEGEILSPSGARFLAPAKRVGILPGILSALMNQRDSIKKRMKSTSDPYEHQYLDGLQAAVKVLMNTFYGVFASSFYRFTDKNIGAAITAFARDNVKSIIKEVESEGVSVIYSDTDSVFMQSPYKNLEGSVKFGNEMSQRFSRDGGTLEFEKLVEPLFTHGKKKRYVGKIVWPTTEDELLVRGYEIRRSDSFDLQSNLLMEVFKEILDEDDEGAVALVKKTVQDVLAGKVEPSELVISRTCKGLNDAYENPERMANVQAAKKLMKLGYNFIPGMKVSWIVTDAKKTPQEVEPYVSGVEFTAKPDYEYYAERLAQMASRVTEVFGWTEKDLLLGSQQKTLFDSFGPSSDNRSKTDVKKEPPTAPKKPQQRKNANLDDFS